In the genome of Brachyhypopomus gauderio isolate BG-103 unplaced genomic scaffold, BGAUD_0.2 sc76, whole genome shotgun sequence, one region contains:
- the gon4lb gene encoding GON-4-like protein isoform X2 has product MKTGRKRKSTSPEPRTEHVKVVKRESGYDGVCRPPPSPTRRISTPAKHKPQNTTSRRHSPRFKNHGLKPGSSDVESGDSQSPSVVSSPVLSEEDTELGLVITLDEERPEEQECVRKRSGGKPKKAALANDGDGCAESDMGTVGAAPEDEEEEEEEEEFRKLDRDLTMKSKQHNLTSVDVRSIIHEVITNEHVVAMMKAAIKETQDMPMFEPKMTRSKLKEVVEKGVGIPTWNISPIKKSTDMKPPQFLDIPLEEEEDSSDEEYQPDEEEEDETGEETILESDVDSIASSPCIRRRGRPLTPLELSECEEERSESPQPPKTWRHLRVEAVPMGPPAPPSQAGGPARPPRAPDSFLEKLHAVDEELELGPLCMEPYQTLSGRDPDQSLVACRTRSKRPLRDVPLDQLEARLCAPDTTPDMYDHSAALEDREWSQWLQGLMTSHLDNEEEGDDDDDDPEYNFLDDVDEPDLEDYRNDRAVRITKKEVNELMEELLETFQDELGRNEQDEEGHEEEEERDETPSPQSVASPRKFNVPQAIRFEEPLAHVLTACRRSVREQLHALQQRREAPSRPCHVTLGPAMVLLPPPCALTLSANQKDRLRQQIQQHVQLLTQVHMLSNHVEALQNQASTTKMFLMELKSFAVRAEQLRVGVAPGFRSVFRVYNLQASLDLLEELENTPPPPVPPARATRSRPVHRYPLLPAHLAWIMATRDVFLYPELLPHCSLDPALQTPRSKHIYTKGEDGLIVLGLKHFSETEFPYHLMSQHLLQPKKREQLRVRVKDMCSNRAAENIIKFYCQHGVVPPLPVACCPVIPGEERPPVEREKNIMPNWLRKSLPHIHRAAFEKQSEERLTSASPSPVFPERAQYPPCLPTGLSLQLHPSARRQSSAPPPKPRPLYGFSRPALTPLAKAPPGPAGVVNLLPKVQAPLPSHGVILLTQSPCVPVNGPRPLTQADAAPAHGTVPLSSVGPINFQYILPQLGCINPVEPSASLPPAVVQIPPAPSVVCNNSLPSNGVVTTCVIQAVQKKAEVPKKPLLPKKLLPIQPLPPVPAPPLPQLIPLPPGAAINVNLATAGPAVEHLAAASFTENIANAPSVVLIQPTSGFLDATAVRSQGLANASTTPPPQESIPQPIGSLPHLGALAKPLLLGNNVGIPNRETPKELAGTEVKLKSSPVFLSQTASPPLMTSVELKPSPAVPSVKQQGHIWQGEVKTDLLCNLSVTNYQTPSLNTLSLGTTSVDPTSLFPGSSSSGSARPAVNPQTLLSRTDPPADTPQRVLVRAAPQGGVPQSLTPQNGLTPPQPVPRPAGPTGGEPQHRTSLSKPENRHGTAHVREAPWSLLGVGRVSEGANADGTGGEVWREEEQSGAEVNGEEMAGALFASSLLMRSESSRSSASCLDSGLTGGMPGDNVDSLGPAGRRGGGGEGEPPSRSGENEEEEDGTRAGLTGSTEEGQKLPRLLSLASGTQSQEPSGGGEGPSEGDRGDREGREEHQNGESGGGGEGEANGGREREDGEGGGGRGGRSQGSEGGDKNDEEKDADGEREEEEEDFDELTQDEDEEEVMSSASEESVLSVPELQETMEKLTWLASERRLCAEADSEEDNSPNSPTSPTSPISQNSQEDNSEDEEDGALKGEEPTEGEGGKVPEGETQPEDDPPQTSGKGPGRGRGRGRPPPRSLRRSRRQERGSKDAPKLLLLCDDHILDNDPLRESKDVAFAQAYLNRVREAMQNVPGKMEEFLSLLYEFEQGGGGRSAVDLFSQLRPLLKDWPELLKDFAAFLLPEQALECGLFEEQQAFERSRRFLRQLEISFGENPSHYQKIVRALQAGSALTPAGVEELKAQMATLLRGHTHLQGEFSLFFDELRPPPARPGQFEEAVWPEDAGGGAEGGDGGLSLAGGGGASGGFEEVTLPDLEEEEETQKIAQITSRSRRRKEMNTHRNYKDCDWPEKDCSCPCHHCTTDVKHRRHRRKGCPRCHGNKVCGIAPKSGDSSFPTSEPLPEREEKEESERGGEERGEESERGEEREMGLKDESGSAANSPRPEPERSTWDSSGDPAHNPEDKDDEDEEEEGERGCSSSPGKPSGEAEGPVTERTQTSPLPRSAGREAAQQNRQSPSADPPVCAKNISLTPSGERVVLWTREADRVILTACQQQGANQNTFQAVSAQLGNKTASEVSKRFRDLMRLFHTSAHQGSSEDDATEQHSATDEEQD; this is encoded by the exons ATGAAAACGGGCCGGAAGCGCAAGTCCACCTCTCCTGAGCCGCGAACTGAACATGTAAAAGTTGTGAAGAGGGAatctggatatgatggtgtgtgCAGACCGCCACCCAGTCCCACCAGAAGGATCTCTACGCCTGCGAAACATAAGCCTCAGAATACAACATCTAGAAGACATTCTCCTAGATTTAAGAACCATGGCCTCAAACCAG GTTCTTCTGACGTGGAGAGTGGTGATTCACAGTCTCCCAGTGTTGTATCGTCTCCCGTTCTGTCAGAGGAGGACACAGAGCTGGGACTGGTCATCACGCTGG ATGAAGAGAGACCTGAggagcaggagtgtgtgaggaagaggagtggaGGGAAGCCGAAGAAAGCGGCTCTCGCTAACGACGGCGACGGGTGTGCGGAGTCAGACATGGGGACTGTGGGGGCCGCCCCGGAGGacgaagaagaggaggaggaggaagaggagttccGAAAACTGGATCGAGACTTGACCATGAAGTCGAAACAACACAACCTGACCTCGGTGGACGTGCGCAGCATCATTCAT GAGGTTATCACCAATGAACACGTAGTGGCCATGATGAAAGCAGCCATTAAGGAGACCCAGGACATGCCCATGTTT GAACCCAAGATGACGCGTTCAAAGCTAAAGGAGGTTGTGGAGAAAGGGGTG GGCATTCCCACCTGGAACATCTCACCAATCAAGAAATCAACAGATATGAAG CCTCCACAGTTTTTAGACATTCCTCTTGAGGAAGAAGAGGATTCCTCAGATGAAGAGTACCAACCTgatgaggaagaagaggatgaGACTGGAGAGGAG aCCATTCTGGAGAGTGACGTGGACAGTATAGCGTCATCCCCATGCATCCGTCGTCGAGGTCGCCCGCTCACGCCCCTCGAGCTGTCGgagtgtgaggaggagaggagtgagagtcCTCAGCCG CCCAAGACATGGAGACATCTCAGAGTGGAAGCTGTGCCTATGGGccccccggcccctccctctcAGGCCGGCGGCCCAGCACGGCCCCCCCGAGCCCCCGACTCCTTCCTGGAGAAGCTGCACGCTGTGGATGAGGAGCTGGAGCTCGGACCCCTGTGCATGGAGCCCTACCAG aCTCTGAGCGGCAGGGACCCAGACCAGAGCCTGGTGGCGTGCCGGACGCGCTCCAAACGTCCCCTGAGGGACGTCCCCCTGGACCAGCTGGAGGCCCGGCTGTGTGCGCCCGACACCACGCCGGACATGTACGACCACAGCGCCGCCCTGGAGGACCGAGAGTGGAGTCAGTGGCTCCAGGGCCTCATGACCTCACACCTGGACAacgaag aagagggtgatgatgatgatgacgatccTGAGTATAACTTCCTCGATGACGTGGACGAGCCCGATTTAGAGGACTACCGCAACGATCGAGCGGTTCGCATCACTA AGAAGGAAGTTAATGAGCTTATGGAGGAGCTTCTGGAGACG TTCCAGGATGAGCTGGGAAGGAACGAGCAGGATGAAGAGGGtcacgaggaagaggaggaacgtGATGAAACGCCATCGCCACAAAGTGTTGCGTCCCCCAGGAAATTCAACGTGCCCCAGGCCATTCG GTTTGAGGAGCCCCTGGCCCACGTGCTGACCGCATGCAGGCGAAGCGTGCGTGAGCAGCTCCACGCCCTCCAGCAGCGGCGTGAGGCCCCCAGCCGGCCCTGCCACGTGACCCTGGGGCCCGCCATGGTGCTGCTGCCCCCGCCCTGCGCCCTGAcgctctcagccaatcagaaggaTCGGCTGCGGCAGCAAATCCAGCAG catGTCCAGCTGCTGACGCAGGTTCACATGCTGAGCAACCATGTAGAGGCGCTGCAGAACCAGGCTAGCACCACAAAGATGTTCCTG ATGGAACTGAAGTCGTTTGCGGTGCGAGCGGAGCAGCTCCGGGTGGGGGTGGCGCCcgggtttaggagtgtgttcagAGTGTATAACCTGCAGGCGtctctggacctgctggaggagctggagaacacaccccctccacctgttCCACCAGCCAGAGCCACACGTTCCCGCCCTG TGCATCGCTACCCTCTGCTGCCGGCACACCTGGCCTGGATCATGGCCACGCGGGATGTCTTCCTCTACCCAGAGCTTCTCCCCCACTGCAGCCTGGACCCAGCGCTGCAGACCCCCCGCAGCAAGCACATCTACACCAAGGGCGAGGACGG TCTCATTGTTCTGGGTCTGAAGCACTTCAGTGAAACAGAGTTCCCCTATCATTTAATGAGTCAGCATCTCCTCCAGCCCAAGAAGCGTGAGCAGCTACGTGTGCGTGTGAAGGACATGTGCTCCAACAGAGCTGCTGAGAACATCATTAAG TTTTATTGCCAACATGGAGTTGTTCCGCCTCTCCCCGTGGCCTGCTGTCCAGTTATACCTGGAGAAGAGCGCCCcccagtggagagagagaagaacatCATGCCTAACTGGCTTCGG AAAAGTTTGCCACACATCCATAGAGCAGCGTTTGAGAAGCAGTCTGAAGAGCGGTTGACGTCTGCTTCACCCAGCCCCGTGTTCCCAGAGAGAGCGCAGTATCCACCGTGCCTTCCCACGGGCCTCTCCCTCCAACTGCATCCCTCAGCCAGACGTCAGagctcagccccgccccctaagccccgccccctgtatGGCTTTTCCCGCCCCGCTCTTACACCGCTAGCTAAAGCTCCTCCGGGCCCTGCAGGTGTAGTTAATTTATTGCCCAAAGTGCaggcccctctcccctctcatgGAGTGATCCTGCTGACCCAGAGCCCTTGTGTCCCGGTGAatgggccccgccccctcacccaGGCTGATGCCGCACCTGCACATGGGACGGTGCCATTAAGCAGCGTGGGTCCCATCAACTTCCAGTACATACTACCACAGTTGGGCTGTATTAATCCTGTGGAGCCTTCTGCTAGTTTGCCCCCTGCTGTAGTTCAGATACCCCCAGCGCCATCTGTAGTTTGTAACAACTCCCTACCCAGTAATGGGGTAGTGACCACATGTGTAATACAAGCTGTGCAGAAGAAAGCAGAGGTGCCTAAGAAACCGCTGCTACCTAAAAAGCTGCTTCCCATCCAGCCTTTGCCCCCCGTCCCAGCCCCTCCGCTGCCCCAGCTCATACCCCTCCCCCCTGGGGCCGCAATTAATGTCAACCTGGCCACCGCTGGACCGGCCGTAGAACATCTCGCAGCTGCAAGCTTTACTGAAAACATCGCAAATGCCCCATCTGTGGTCCTAATCCAGCCAACCTCGGGCTTTCTGGACGCCACCGCTGTACGTTCACAGGGATTGGCTAATGCCTCGACCACTCCTCCCCCTCAAGAGTCAATCCCTCAACCAATCGGCAGTCTCCCTCACCTAGGAGCCCTGGCCAAACCTCTGTTGCTAGGCAACAATGTTGGAATCCCAAACCGTGAAACTCCTAAGGAACTTGCGGGGACTGAAGTGAAGTTGAAATCGAGTCCTGTGTTTCTGTCCCAAACCGCCTCCCCTCCACTCATGACTAGTGTGGAGCTCAAACCGTCTCCTGCCGTGCCATCTGTAAAACAGCAGGGACACATCTGGCAGGGTGAGGTGAAGACAGACCTCCTGTGTAATTTATCAGTGACAAATTACCAAACTccttcactgaacactctgAGCCTCGGTACTACGAGTGTCGACCCGACGTCTCTATTTCCAGGAAGCAGCAGTTCTGGATCTGCACGACCCGCCGTGAACCCTCAGACGCTCTTATCTCGTACTGATCCACCAGCGGACACCCCCCAGCGTGTGCTGGTTCGGGCTGCTCCACAGGGAGGCGTCCCTCAATCCCTCACGCCCCAGAACGGTCTGACTCCACCCCAGCCTGTGCCACGACCCGCCGGGCCCACGGGTGGAGAACCTCAACATCGAACCTCACTTTCCAAACCCGAGAATCGTCACGGCACGGCGCATGTGAGGGAAGCCCCCTGGTCGCTCCTGGGGGTCGGGCGGGTTTCGGAGGGTGCCAACGCAGACGGGACGGGCGGGGAGGTCtggagagaggaggagcagtCAGGAGCGGAGGTGAACGGGGAGGAGATGGCTGGTGCCCTTTTCGCCAGCTCTCTCCTCATGCGGTCGGAGTCCTCGCGTAGCTCCGCCTCCTGCCTGGACAGCGGCCTTACGGGCGGCATGCCGGGGGACAACGTGGACAGCCTTGGACCTGCAGGacggagggggggagggggggagggagagccgcCCAGCCGGTCTGGGGaaaacgaggaggaggaggacggcaCTCGTGCGGGGTTGACCGGCAGCACGGAGGAAGGGCAGAAGCTGCCCAGGCTGCTCTCTCTCGCCTCAGGGACGCAGAGCCAGGAGCCCTccgggggaggagaggggccgAGCGAAGGGGACAGGGGGGACAGGGAGGGCAGAGAGGAGCACCAGAACGGAGAGAGcggaggaggtggggagggagaggcaAACGGAGGGCGTGAAAGGGAGGATGGAGAGGGGGgcggggggagaggggggcggagTCAAGGGAGCGAGGGCGGGGATAAAAACGACGAGGAGAAGGATGCAGACGGAGAgcgtgaagaggaagaggaggactttGATGAGCTCACGcaggatgaagatgaagaggaagTGATGTCGTCTGCATCGGAGGAATCCGTCCTTTCTGTGCCTGAACTGCAG GAGACGATGGAGAAGCTGACGTGGTTGGCTTCAGAGCGGAGGTTATGCGCTGAAGCCGATTCGGAGGAGGATAACTCCCCAAACTCGCCAACCTCCCCAACTTCCCCGATCTCTCAGAACTCCCAGGAGGACAACTCCGAGGACGAGGAGGACGGAGCACTGAAGGGTGAGGAGCCcacagaaggagagggaggaaaagTCCCCGAGGGAGAGACGCAGCCCGAGGACGACCCTCCACAGACGAGTGGGAAGGGCCCAGGACGAGGGAGAG GTCGAGGCCGTCCTCCTCCCCGCAGTCTGAGGCGGAGCCGGCGGCAGGAACGGGGCAGCAAGGACGCCCctaagctcctcctcctctgtgaTGACCACATCCTGGATAATGATCCACTGAGGGAGAGCAAGGACGTGGCCTTTGCCCAGGCCTACCTCAACAGG GTGCGGGAGGCCATGCAGAATGTTCCGGGTAAGATGGAGGAGTTCCTGAGTCTGCTGTATGAGTTTGAGCAGGGCGGGGGGGGCCGCAGTGCCGTGGACCTCTTCTCTCAGCTCAGACCTCTTCTCAAAGACTGGCCCGAGCTGCTGAAGGACTTCGCTGCCTTCCTCCTCCCAGAGCAAGCGCTGGAGTGTGGGCTG TTTGAGGAGCAGCAGGCGTTTGAACGCAGCAGACGCTTTCTGAGACAGCTGGAGATCAGTTTTGGGGAGAATCCCTCGCATTACCAGAAGATTGTGAGGGCTCTGCAGGCTGGATCTGCCCTCACCCCAGCAGGAGTAGAGGAG CTCAAAGCCCAGATGGCCACCCTCCTCAGAGGCCACACGCACCTGCAGGGCGAGTTCTCCCTCTTCTTCGATGAGCTGCGCCCCCCGCCGGCACGCCCGGGGCAGTTTGAGGAGGCGGTGTGGCCCGAGGACGCTGGgggtggagcagagggaggagacgGAGGCCTGAGCCtggcgggtggaggaggggctagCGGTGGGTTCGAGGAGGTCACGCTCCCTGacctggaggaggaagaggagacgcAGAAGATCGCCCAGATTACaagcaggagcaggaggaggaaagagatgaacacacacaggaactacAAG GACTGTGATTGGCCAGAGAAGGACTGTTCCTGCCCCTGCCACCACTGCACCACTGATGTCAAGCATCGTCGGCACAGGAGGAAAGGCTGCCCccgttgccatggcaacaaGGTCTGTGGCATT gcaccAAAAAGTGGTGATTCCTCGTTCCCCACATCCGAGCCCCTTcctgagagagaagagaaggaggagagtgagagaggaggggaggagagaggagaagagagtgagagaggagaagagagagagatggggctTAAAGATGAGTCTGGCAGCGCAGCTAACAGCCCTCGTCCTG AGCCAGAGAGGTCAACGTGGGACAGCAGCGGAGATCCCGCCCACAATCCTGAGGACAAGGATGATgaagacgaggaggaggaaggggagCGGGGATGCTCTTCGTCCCCCGGTAAGCCCAGCGGCGAGGCAGAGGGGCCGGTTACGGAGCGCACGCAGACGTCTCCTCTTCCTCGGTCTGCAGGCAGGGAGGCGGCACAGCAGAACCGCCAGAGCCCGTCCGCCGACCCGCCCGTGTGTGCCAAGAACATCTCCCTCACGCCCAGCGGAGAGAGGGTCGTGCTCTGGACCAG AGAGGCGGATCGGGTCATTCTTACTGCGTGTCAGCAGCAAGGAGCCAATCAGAACACCTTCCAGGCCGTGTCCGCACAGCTGGGCAACAAAACTGCCAGTGAG GTTTCCAAGAGGTTTCGTGACCTGATGCGTCTCTTCCATACTTCAGCTCATCAAGGCAGCTCGGAGGATGACGCTACAGAACAGCATTCAGCTACAGATGAGGAGCAGGACTGA